In Calditrichota bacterium, a genomic segment contains:
- a CDS encoding tetratricopeptide repeat protein, protein MAEFVKFLSGGIAGGTVLLLAALIFANLTFSFLRKSKLISREKVFSKTVTINLIVIVSYSLLWAAKKPPQPADRLVILPTLSANNTFELNGNSLLLADLLKRNTYKLKGRYLVHKWEWFYKTLGEEKVAEYQNWKELAINLNPHVLIESSFNKDGDYWLNAYFDGDTLETVIKMDSIEKEFKKFLADLNLYFKTDIKLLLSKKEHLLAEVSVLKNDFESTETILNADSSNAAQLVLAKLFVKRGLQFQYDFNKLKYVDIVNPDFEKAKKILYTLKNQKEDLPEVAFLLGRMAIREREYEKAELFLKKAFIDEPRDARVYYLLSHLLPSRLEELEFKNRKSVLLKTIELDPGFADAVFDLANLFYLSGNGYEKGMGTTGALKTLENYLSLNNQDSKILGLLATLYIKTSKFEKAKDIYQNLAARFPKDSNVIYNLGIVSYSQADYEGALDLFKEAIELDNNLDAYLYAGIASEMLGSKEQALKYYQDRVRLKTSDDDQFAKEAMLGIRKLREEMDRNEPSIQN, encoded by the coding sequence GTGGCTGAATTCGTTAAGTTTCTTTCAGGTGGGATAGCTGGCGGAACTGTTCTTTTATTAGCAGCATTGATTTTCGCTAACCTGACATTTTCATTTTTACGAAAATCGAAACTGATTTCCCGGGAAAAAGTTTTTTCGAAAACAGTTACGATAAATCTAATTGTAATCGTATCATATAGCTTGCTTTGGGCAGCAAAAAAACCTCCTCAGCCCGCAGACCGACTTGTAATCTTACCGACATTATCTGCAAATAATACTTTTGAATTAAACGGGAATTCTCTACTTCTTGCTGACTTGCTGAAAAGAAATACGTATAAATTAAAAGGACGTTATCTCGTTCATAAATGGGAATGGTTTTACAAAACCCTTGGTGAAGAAAAGGTAGCTGAATACCAAAACTGGAAAGAGCTCGCAATTAATTTGAATCCCCATGTATTGATCGAAAGTTCATTTAATAAGGATGGCGATTATTGGCTGAATGCATATTTTGATGGTGACACCCTGGAAACTGTAATAAAAATGGATTCCATCGAAAAAGAATTTAAAAAGTTTTTGGCAGATCTGAATCTATATTTTAAGACAGATATAAAACTTCTGCTCAGCAAAAAAGAACATTTATTGGCAGAGGTTTCTGTATTGAAGAACGATTTTGAATCTACTGAGACAATTCTTAATGCTGATAGCTCTAATGCGGCTCAACTTGTTTTGGCCAAGTTATTTGTAAAAAGAGGATTACAATTTCAATATGATTTTAACAAATTAAAATATGTCGATATAGTCAACCCGGATTTTGAAAAAGCAAAGAAGATTCTTTACACATTAAAAAACCAAAAAGAAGATTTACCCGAAGTAGCATTTCTATTAGGAAGAATGGCAATTCGTGAAAGAGAATATGAGAAGGCAGAGCTGTTTTTGAAAAAAGCATTCATTGATGAGCCAAGGGATGCAAGGGTTTACTATTTGTTAAGTCATCTTTTACCATCGCGATTAGAAGAGTTGGAGTTTAAGAATAGAAAATCGGTTTTATTAAAAACCATTGAATTGGATCCTGGTTTTGCAGATGCTGTTTTTGACTTGGCAAATTTGTTTTATTTGAGTGGCAATGGTTATGAAAAAGGAATGGGAACGACAGGTGCACTAAAAACTCTGGAAAACTATCTGTCTTTAAATAATCAGGATTCTAAAATATTAGGTTTGTTAGCAACATTATATATAAAGACTTCCAAATTTGAAAAGGCAAAAGACATATATCAAAATTTAGCTGCTCGTTTTCCGAAGGATTCTAACGTTATTTACAATCTTGGAATCGTTTCTTATTCTCAGGCAGATTATGAAGGCGCTTTGGATTTGTTTAAAGAAGCAATTGAATTAGATAATAATCTTGATGCCTATCTTTATGCGGGTATTGCTTCTGAAATGCTTGGCAGCAAAGAACAGGCGCTAAAATATTATCAAGATCGTGTAAGATTAAAAACATCCGATGACGATCAGTTTGCAAAAGAAGCTATGTTGGGAATAAGAAAGCTACGAGAAGAAATGGATCGAAACGAGCCGAGTATTCAGAATTGA
- a CDS encoding T9SS type A sorting domain-containing protein, translating to MAFGTFTSTNSKRIQRVTIFLMLIMSTAVFAGTKTSAGTGNWNTAGTWTPSGVPGAGDEVVIANTHTVTLDLASTTVDSLTINSGGTLDLNANTLTVGTHVTINGDVTDGSGGATLNVGGNFTINSGAKFNDNANGISVDFNGSGTQTLSGTFGNPSLEFFNFTVSGTSTVDNNLSTNIILSGQFFQSSGTFQAGSSTITLGYSALNGYTFDKSGGTFTAETATLSIKASVNIRMRIEAATSFYAIEHAPPTGARTLSFDETQLAIGAVNYTITNGLFLQPNSNGVTFLNEAALAYSGTTTLSYTTNNSLTLGNEWPTASPPTNVTVNSSGTMTLGSTRTVGGTFTQTGDGTFDVTGGTFTVNGTFSKGAGTFSENGGTLAYGGSATLQYTSGETSGDEWPATVPNVTISSGTVTISGVAGRTVSNVLTVSSTLAAGGNTLTVGDGTGTDLSVTGSITSTASISTTSDASISSAGSVNTGGATFNCAGLTLDGTLTTGAGASTMTGAVDMGHNSTISTTSTATVEGSLSMSAGTATVGTSSAGELIMGGSGASAVSLSSGNIEVFNFTVNKTNGSEVTVTGNAGSQIRFNDNGTLRVQDGTLAFSEVGQIRDVAGTTTYSDNTLSLQIDAAGTLQTGGTDITQFNTYTTSSGAIVFNGSAQETLPTDITIGTVEVNNASGVITSTGTLTVGTQLTLTDGIITTTSTKSLRLASAATVSGTPDATQMVDGPLQKAFASGGVTFEFPIGYNPYLPATFEYLTNNVGTSILEIEAVQGDPGGTAPTNINAIATSHHYVVSEVGTGGSFTYNFTGTFTGTGFSPTSRNRLIVQNGSGPAYSYPNTIAQTVGGTTVKINDALSALPTNDGIIAFGSAGATITWDAGGGNDNWSTATNWDGDAVPQTGDAVVIGGTNTAIYDAGVTASSYQSITLSGAGATLTLTGGTLNLGTTAITIGSGDQLTFNGTTISGPFDNANTTYSSGSTVQYNTGTIQTDTYHHLTINNSTTLSSSGTVTVGGDFTKNGSGEYQSNGLLDVAGTTTLNAGTVTPGGGANLAGNISGAGGLFSGSTGTVTLDGSSQQTISGGTDVTFNNLTLSNTSGLSVQQSPVVEGTFTFGVDGLVTTTGSNNFIIGQSGSVSGASSARYVSGRLAKEYGGGAQSFTYATGKGGEYLPLTLDFASLTAGYVRMVEQINSSASGFDPDLDAGLALVSSVRYWEVSRVGATGGISGSIQMTLSYNANDGVDNSATELDVAQLQSGVWTSIGGDGSGTGTGTIQSTAFITAGDYYTLGDAAGGTDNSLPVELSTFEAEPELDKVTLLWVTKSETENYGFNVYKRLSEEDEWSKMNDEIIAGQGNTSSETRYEFVDYSVQSGDVYSYQLESVSFSGVVKVEEVVEIEVPIPDKFVLFNNYPNPFNPVTNLKFQLPQQSKVSLTVYDITGKVVKTILNSSVYDVGQHVVSWDGTNLNGTKVSSGMYVYRFSAGKYSKIGRMILVK from the coding sequence ATGGCCTTTGGTACTTTTACTTCAACAAATAGTAAGCGGATACAACGAGTTACTATCTTCTTAATGCTTATTATGTCAACAGCAGTTTTTGCTGGGACAAAAACATCTGCCGGGACTGGAAATTGGAATACAGCCGGTACTTGGACACCTTCTGGAGTTCCAGGTGCAGGGGATGAGGTTGTTATTGCTAATACGCATACTGTAACTTTAGATTTAGCTAGCACAACGGTTGACTCTCTTACAATAAACAGTGGTGGTACATTAGATTTGAACGCCAACACTCTGACTGTTGGTACTCATGTTACAATAAATGGGGATGTTACCGATGGGTCAGGTGGTGCCACTTTAAATGTTGGTGGAAATTTTACGATCAATTCAGGTGCAAAGTTTAATGATAACGCGAACGGAATTTCCGTTGACTTTAATGGGTCAGGCACGCAAACTCTTAGCGGTACTTTTGGAAACCCATCTCTTGAATTTTTTAATTTTACTGTTAGCGGAACAAGTACTGTTGATAATAATCTGTCCACAAACATTATTTTAAGCGGTCAGTTTTTTCAATCATCTGGTACATTCCAAGCAGGTAGCTCAACAATTACACTTGGATATTCTGCATTGAATGGTTACACATTTGATAAGTCGGGTGGAACTTTTACTGCCGAAACTGCAACTTTAAGTATTAAGGCCTCTGTAAATATTAGAATGCGCATAGAAGCGGCAACATCTTTTTATGCAATAGAACATGCGCCACCAACTGGGGCAAGAACTTTGTCCTTTGATGAAACTCAGCTAGCTATAGGGGCTGTAAATTATACAATTACCAATGGACTTTTTTTACAGCCAAATTCAAATGGTGTCACCTTTTTAAATGAAGCTGCTTTAGCATATTCAGGAACTACAACTCTTTCATATACAACAAATAATAGTTTGACTTTAGGAAATGAATGGCCGACTGCAAGTCCTCCAACAAATGTTACAGTTAATTCTTCAGGAACTATGACATTAGGTTCTACCAGAACTGTAGGTGGTACTTTTACTCAAACAGGTGATGGTACATTTGATGTAACTGGCGGGACTTTTACGGTTAATGGTACATTCTCAAAGGGTGCTGGTACATTTAGCGAAAATGGTGGTACTTTAGCATATGGCGGATCCGCAACACTTCAATATACATCTGGGGAAACCTCTGGAGATGAATGGCCTGCAACCGTTCCAAATGTAACAATTAGTAGTGGTACAGTGACAATATCTGGGGTTGCAGGACGTACAGTTAGTAATGTTTTAACGGTCTCAAGCACTTTGGCTGCAGGAGGCAATACTTTGACGGTTGGTGACGGTACCGGGACAGATCTTTCAGTAACCGGGTCAATAACCAGTACTGCAAGTATTAGCACAACAAGTGATGCTTCAATTAGTTCTGCAGGATCTGTAAATACAGGAGGGGCAACCTTCAATTGTGCAGGGTTAACACTGGATGGAACATTGACCACTGGCGCAGGTGCTTCTACAATGACTGGCGCTGTTGATATGGGGCATAATTCAACTATAAGTACAACAAGCACTGCTACTGTAGAGGGAAGTTTGTCTATGTCTGCAGGTACAGCTACTGTCGGTACTTCAAGCGCTGGTGAATTAATTATGGGTGGAAGCGGGGCTTCTGCAGTTAGTTTATCAAGTGGAAATATTGAGGTGTTTAATTTTACTGTTAATAAAACAAATGGAAGTGAAGTTACTGTGACAGGTAATGCTGGCTCCCAAATTCGTTTTAATGATAATGGTACTCTTAGAGTTCAGGATGGAACACTTGCTTTTTCTGAAGTAGGTCAAATACGTGATGTTGCAGGAACTACTACTTACTCTGATAACACATTGAGTTTACAAATAGATGCAGCTGGGACCCTTCAAACTGGCGGAACAGATATTACTCAGTTTAATACCTACACGACAAGCTCAGGGGCAATTGTATTTAATGGGTCAGCTCAAGAAACATTGCCAACGGATATAACGATCGGGACAGTTGAAGTCAATAATGCAAGTGGAGTGATTACATCTACTGGTACTTTGACAGTCGGAACTCAGCTAACACTTACTGATGGAATCATTACAACTACTTCAACAAAAAGCCTTAGGTTAGCAAGTGCTGCCACAGTATCAGGAACTCCTGATGCAACACAAATGGTTGACGGTCCACTGCAGAAGGCTTTTGCCAGTGGTGGTGTAACTTTTGAATTTCCAATTGGTTATAATCCATATCTTCCCGCTACTTTTGAATATTTAACTAATAATGTTGGTACGAGTATTCTTGAAATCGAAGCTGTTCAAGGTGATCCAGGTGGTACAGCGCCAACAAATATAAATGCTATCGCTACTTCTCATCATTATGTTGTTTCAGAAGTAGGGACTGGTGGCTCTTTCACTTATAATTTTACCGGAACTTTTACTGGTACAGGATTCTCCCCAACTTCCAGAAACAGACTTATTGTCCAAAATGGATCTGGTCCGGCATATTCTTATCCAAATACTATTGCACAAACGGTTGGTGGTACTACAGTCAAAATTAATGATGCTTTAAGTGCTTTACCTACAAATGATGGCATAATTGCTTTTGGATCAGCAGGCGCGACAATTACATGGGATGCAGGTGGCGGAAATGATAATTGGTCTACTGCAACAAACTGGGATGGTGATGCTGTTCCTCAAACTGGCGATGCGGTTGTCATAGGCGGAACGAACACTGCTATTTATGATGCAGGTGTCACGGCTTCTTCATATCAAAGTATTACACTTTCCGGAGCAGGCGCTACTTTGACACTTACTGGTGGAACCTTAAATTTGGGAACTACAGCAATTACAATTGGAAGTGGAGACCAACTCACATTTAATGGAACAACAATTTCCGGGCCATTTGATAATGCAAATACTACATACTCGTCTGGGTCAACAGTACAATATAACACTGGTACTATCCAGACAGATACATATCATCATTTAACAATTAATAATTCAACAACTCTTTCATCATCTGGTACTGTTACAGTTGGTGGTGACTTTACTAAGAATGGTTCCGGTGAATACCAGTCAAATGGACTATTAGATGTTGCCGGTACTACTACATTGAATGCCGGAACAGTTACTCCGGGCGGTGGCGCAAATCTTGCCGGAAATATTTCAGGGGCTGGTGGACTATTTAGTGGTTCAACAGGAACTGTTACATTAGATGGTTCATCTCAGCAAACCATAAGCGGTGGAACTGATGTAACGTTTAACAATCTGACTCTTAGTAATACAAGCGGACTTTCAGTTCAACAATCTCCTGTTGTTGAAGGAACATTCACTTTTGGTGTAGATGGTTTGGTTACAACAACTGGTTCCAATAATTTTATAATAGGCCAAAGCGGGTCTGTAAGTGGAGCTTCATCTGCAAGATACGTAAGTGGTCGTTTGGCAAAAGAATATGGCGGTGGAGCACAATCATTTACTTATGCAACAGGAAAAGGTGGTGAGTATCTGCCACTTACACTTGATTTTGCTTCATTGACTGCCGGTTATGTGAGAATGGTTGAGCAAATAAATTCCAGTGCTAGTGGATTTGATCCTGATTTAGATGCTGGACTTGCCTTGGTTTCTTCTGTTCGTTACTGGGAAGTATCACGTGTTGGAGCAACTGGTGGAATTAGCGGAAGTATTCAAATGACTCTTAGCTATAACGCGAATGATGGCGTTGATAATAGCGCAACAGAACTTGATGTTGCCCAACTACAAAGTGGTGTTTGGACGAGTATTGGCGGAGATGGGAGCGGAACAGGAACTGGGACAATACAATCAACTGCTTTTATTACTGCTGGAGACTATTATACTCTTGGCGATGCTGCTGGTGGAACTGATAACTCTTTACCGGTTGAACTTTCTACTTTTGAAGCAGAACCTGAGTTAGACAAAGTTACTCTTCTGTGGGTTACTAAATCTGAAACTGAAAATTATGGTTTCAATGTTTATAAAAGGCTAAGCGAAGAAGATGAATGGTCTAAGATGAACGATGAAATTATAGCAGGTCAGGGAAATACAAGCTCTGAAACAAGGTATGAATTTGTGGACTACTCCGTTCAATCAGGAGATGTATATTCTTACCAGCTTGAATCTGTAAGCTTTAGCGGTGTGGTTAAAGTTGAAGAGGTTGTAGAAATTGAAGTTCCGATTCCTGACAAATTTGTTTTATTCAATAATTATCCAAATCCATTTAATCCTGTTACAAATTTAAAATTTCAACTACCTCAACAAAGTAAAGTTAGTCTGACAGTATATGATATAACAGGTAAAGTGGTTAAAACAATTCTAAATAGTTCTGTTTATGATGTCGGCCAACATGTTGTAAGTTGGGATGGAACTAACCTGAATGGAACTAAAGTTTCCAGTGGAATGTACGTTTATCGTTTTAGTGCAGGAAAATATTCGAAAATTGGACGAATGATTCTTGTAAAATAA
- the hpt gene encoding hypoxanthine phosphoribosyltransferase, with translation MNNHSQKSIIPDNYSVLISEAEIEQRLETLGKEIAQDFKGTTPILIGVLNGGFIFLADLIRHINIDLEIDFIRISSYGNQRESTGHVKVLKPLSADIAGRHVIVVEDIVDSGLSVKFLNNMMSAFNPARLKFASLLHKPSKTVADIKLDYVGFEIEDKYVVGYGLDDQQIKRNLRDIFVIQV, from the coding sequence ATGAATAATCATAGTCAAAAAAGTATTATCCCTGATAATTATTCTGTTTTAATCAGCGAGGCAGAAATAGAACAACGGTTGGAAACGTTGGGGAAAGAGATAGCGCAAGATTTTAAAGGGACAACCCCAATCCTGATTGGCGTTCTTAATGGAGGTTTCATTTTCCTGGCCGATTTAATCCGCCATATAAATATTGATTTAGAAATTGATTTTATCAGGATTTCAAGTTATGGCAATCAGCGTGAATCGACAGGACACGTTAAAGTACTAAAGCCATTGAGTGCAGATATTGCCGGAAGACACGTTATTGTAGTTGAAGATATTGTTGATTCGGGACTGTCGGTTAAATTTTTAAATAATATGATGTCAGCATTTAATCCGGCGCGGTTAAAGTTTGCCTCGCTTTTGCATAAGCCTTCAAAAACGGTTGCTGATATAAAACTGGACTATGTAGGTTTTGAGATTGAAGATAAGTATGTAGTTGGCTACGGGTTGGATGACCAGCAAATAAAACGTAACCTGCGCGATATATTTGTCATCCAAGTTTAA
- a CDS encoding TIGR00159 family protein: MIFKVGFLPVTIFDVVDILIVSAIIFKLYQFLKGGVAIRMFIGLLLIVVFSVVGDLLNMSALSWMMSSLKTVWVLAFVIVFQPELRRLLIYLGQNRIIRQIVRVDELRFIDQIVNATLDLSKKNYGALIVLLKDMNIKSILESGIAMQAKLSEQLLISVFNPRSPLHDGAVVVQNDIVLAAKCLLPLSQNPDIDPSLGTRHRAALGLSEQTDAFVVIVSEETGMVSYAENGKIVRGLTENLLRKKLDELFSPRAEDKAGWRFGILANN, encoded by the coding sequence ATGATATTTAAAGTTGGCTTTTTACCTGTAACAATCTTTGATGTAGTTGATATTTTGATAGTTAGTGCTATCATTTTTAAGCTTTACCAGTTTTTAAAAGGTGGTGTCGCAATAAGGATGTTTATCGGTTTGCTTCTCATAGTTGTTTTTTCAGTAGTTGGAGATTTACTGAATATGAGTGCACTTTCATGGATGATGTCCAGTTTGAAAACTGTTTGGGTTTTAGCTTTTGTTATTGTATTTCAACCAGAATTGAGACGACTTTTGATCTACTTAGGACAAAATAGAATTATCAGGCAAATTGTACGTGTTGACGAATTGCGTTTTATAGATCAGATTGTTAATGCAACTTTGGATCTTTCGAAAAAGAATTATGGAGCATTGATAGTTTTACTAAAAGATATGAACATTAAAAGTATCCTGGAAAGTGGGATTGCAATGCAGGCAAAGCTTTCGGAGCAACTGCTTATTTCTGTTTTTAATCCACGGTCGCCATTACATGATGGTGCAGTTGTTGTTCAAAATGATATTGTTTTGGCAGCAAAATGTTTATTGCCTTTATCACAAAACCCGGATATTGATCCTTCATTGGGGACAAGGCATAGAGCTGCGTTGGGATTATCGGAGCAGACAGATGCTTTTGTTGTTATTGTTTCTGAAGAAACCGGTATGGTGTCTTACGCTGAAAACGGAAAAATTGTAAGAGGTTTAACTGAAAATTTACTTAGAAAAAAATTAGATGAACTTTTTTCTCCACGTGCTGAAGATAAGGCGGGCTGGAGATTTGGTATTTTAGCAAATAATTAA
- the folP gene encoding dihydropteroate synthase has product MLDFNQSPIIMGILNVTPDSFSDGGKFFDKQRAIDHALQMVEAGADIIDIGGESTRPGAEEVCLSEELGRVLPVIEGIRADSNALISIDTYKSRVAKESIEAGANIINDISGTVFDQKMKEVIEEKKCPVILMHIKGTPKNMQENPQYDDLHETVYRFLEERSVELESLNGGKTIIDPGIGFGKSVSDNLKLLRDVKDFTFLDKPILIGTSRKSFIGKIIERDVEERIFGSLTTEIYSLLNGADILRVHDIEKTLQVKKIIGKILAA; this is encoded by the coding sequence ATGCTGGATTTTAATCAATCTCCTATAATAATGGGCATATTAAATGTTACTCCGGATTCATTTTCAGATGGTGGAAAATTTTTTGATAAACAAAGGGCAATCGACCATGCACTACAAATGGTTGAAGCGGGTGCAGATATAATTGATATCGGAGGAGAGTCAACCAGGCCGGGCGCTGAGGAAGTTTGTTTGTCTGAAGAATTAGGTCGTGTGCTCCCTGTAATTGAGGGGATTAGGGCAGATTCAAATGCCCTTATTTCAATTGATACATATAAAAGTAGAGTAGCAAAAGAGTCAATTGAAGCGGGAGCCAATATCATTAATGATATAAGTGGTACAGTTTTTGATCAGAAAATGAAAGAAGTTATTGAGGAAAAAAAATGCCCTGTTATTTTAATGCATATAAAAGGAACACCGAAGAATATGCAAGAGAATCCTCAATATGATGATTTACATGAAACTGTTTACCGGTTTTTAGAAGAAAGAAGTGTGGAGTTAGAATCTCTAAATGGAGGAAAAACTATTATTGATCCTGGGATTGGTTTTGGAAAGTCTGTTTCTGACAATTTAAAGTTGTTAAGAGACGTAAAAGATTTTACATTCCTCGATAAACCCATATTAATAGGTACATCGAGAAAATCTTTTATTGGAAAAATAATAGAAAGAGATGTAGAAGAACGAATTTTTGGAAGCCTTACAACTGAAATTTATTCATTGTTAAACGGCGCTGATATACTACGTGTACATGATATTGAAAAAACACTTCAGGTGAAAAAAATCATCGGCAAAATTTTAGCAGCGTAA
- a CDS encoding ATP-dependent metallopeptidase FtsH/Yme1/Tma family protein, with product MSDDFKKDNDSDNKNKKDDEFQWKKLSKNGLVWVAVLFFALFFTRLWPDNSAMEYEVSYSKYMEFLNADKIASGEISLKEGEKIFSGVLKRKEFFGTDPANGIETEFFKTILPYVDESVIKTWEEKNIQFKFVEPEKEWGILFYNVVFPLLFIAILWVFIARRMQGGGTGGGRGLFSFGKSKARMLTPDKAKITFSDVAGADEAKMELQEIIEFLKFPQKFQKLGGKIPKGALLLGPPGTGKTLLAKAVAGEAGVPFFSMSGADFVEMFVGVGASRVRDLFEMGRKNAPCIIFIDEMDAVGRHRGAGLGGGHDEREQTLNQLLVEMDGFDTKEGVILIAATNRPDVLDAALLRPGRFDRQIVVDRPDVRGRSGILKVHTKEVPLDDSVNIETLAKGTPGLSGADIANLVNEAALLAARRDKETVGMDDFEEAKDKIMMGMERKSMILSDEEKKTTAYHEAGHALVGKLVPESDPVHKVTIIPRGRALGLTWHLPDDDKHTHSKTYCESRLAVLFGGRVAEKLIFNEFTTGASNDLERATSLARKMVCEWGMSEKLGAVTYGQKEQEIFLGREISQHRDFSDKIAYEIDVEVNRIISETEEKTEKLLKDNLDKLHDLTNALLEHELLDGEQIDMILRGEKIDAAAFTSPANGNKENGKDATKSDGTEEEKGESENPETK from the coding sequence ATGAGTGACGATTTTAAAAAAGATAACGATTCTGATAATAAAAATAAAAAAGATGATGAATTCCAGTGGAAAAAATTATCTAAGAACGGGCTTGTTTGGGTAGCTGTTCTATTCTTCGCTTTATTTTTTACCCGGTTGTGGCCGGATAACAGTGCCATGGAATATGAAGTTTCATATTCAAAGTACATGGAGTTTCTAAATGCGGACAAAATTGCAAGTGGAGAAATATCCTTAAAAGAGGGTGAAAAAATATTCTCTGGTGTTTTAAAACGAAAAGAATTTTTTGGAACCGACCCTGCCAACGGAATTGAAACTGAGTTTTTTAAGACAATCCTTCCTTATGTTGACGAATCTGTAATTAAAACATGGGAAGAAAAAAATATCCAGTTTAAATTTGTTGAGCCTGAAAAAGAATGGGGTATTTTATTCTATAATGTAGTTTTCCCATTGTTGTTTATTGCAATTTTATGGGTTTTTATTGCCCGGCGTATGCAAGGTGGCGGTACAGGCGGCGGCCGTGGTTTGTTTAGTTTTGGTAAAAGCAAAGCACGTATGTTAACCCCTGATAAAGCGAAAATAACTTTTAGTGATGTTGCCGGAGCCGATGAAGCAAAAATGGAACTCCAGGAAATAATTGAGTTCCTTAAATTCCCACAAAAATTTCAAAAACTTGGCGGTAAAATCCCTAAAGGGGCATTGCTGTTAGGCCCTCCGGGAACAGGAAAAACATTGCTTGCAAAAGCAGTTGCCGGTGAAGCAGGCGTTCCTTTTTTTAGTATGAGTGGTGCAGATTTTGTTGAAATGTTTGTTGGTGTCGGTGCCAGCCGTGTTCGTGATCTTTTTGAGATGGGTAGGAAGAATGCACCTTGTATAATTTTTATTGATGAAATGGATGCTGTAGGACGGCATCGTGGCGCAGGCCTTGGTGGCGGGCATGATGAACGCGAACAAACCTTGAACCAGCTTCTGGTTGAGATGGATGGGTTTGACACAAAAGAAGGCGTAATTCTTATAGCAGCAACTAATCGCCCGGATGTTTTAGATGCCGCATTGTTAAGGCCGGGAAGATTTGACAGACAGATTGTGGTGGATCGGCCAGATGTCCGCGGAAGAAGCGGGATCTTAAAGGTGCATACAAAAGAAGTACCATTAGATGATTCAGTAAATATTGAAACTCTTGCAAAAGGAACACCTGGTTTATCCGGAGCTGATATCGCGAATCTTGTTAATGAAGCAGCTTTATTGGCAGCCCGCAGGGATAAAGAAACTGTTGGCATGGATGATTTTGAAGAAGCTAAAGATAAAATCATGATGGGTATGGAACGTAAATCTATGATTTTGTCGGATGAAGAAAAGAAAACCACGGCATACCATGAAGCAGGCCATGCATTAGTCGGAAAGTTAGTACCAGAATCAGATCCGGTTCACAAAGTTACTATCATTCCACGTGGTCGGGCGTTGGGTCTTACCTGGCATTTACCGGATGATGATAAGCATACGCATTCAAAAACATATTGTGAGAGTAGACTTGCCGTTTTGTTTGGCGGACGTGTTGCTGAAAAACTTATTTTTAATGAATTTACAACAGGTGCTTCAAATGATTTGGAGAGAGCAACTTCCCTGGCGCGTAAAATGGTATGTGAATGGGGAATGAGTGAAAAGTTGGGTGCTGTTACTTACGGGCAAAAAGAACAGGAAATTTTTCTTGGCCGGGAGATATCTCAGCATCGTGATTTTAGCGACAAAATTGCTTATGAAATTGATGTTGAAGTAAATAGAATTATTTCTGAAACGGAAGAAAAAACAGAAAAACTACTAAAAGACAATTTAGACAAACTTCATGATTTGACTAATGCGCTTTTAGAACACGAGTTGTTAGATGGGGAACAGATCGATATGATTCTGAGGGGCGAGAAAATTGATGCAGCAGCTTTTACTTCCCCCGCCAATGGAAATAAAGAAAATGGTAAGGACGCCACAAAATCTGACGGGACAGAAGAGGAAAAGGGAGAGTCAGAAAACCCTGAAACAAAATAG